Proteins encoded by one window of Streptococcus sanguinis:
- a CDS encoding cation-translocating P-type ATPase, whose product MNKKELIGLNQTQVDEKISQGLTNDFTSDTSTSNWQIVKRNVFTLFNALNFVIALALVSVQAWSNLVFFAVISFNAVTGIITELRAKHMIDKLNLVSRELVTVIRDGQEVKIQPEEIVLGDLIKLSAGEQIPSDARVVEGVAEANEAMLTGETDLVLKEEGAELLSGSFLASGQIYAEVHHVGADNYANKLMTEAKTLKPINSRILYNLAKISRFTGKIIIPFGLALFFEALMIKGLPVKNSVITSSTALLGMLPKGIALLTVTSLLTAVIKLGMRKVLVQEMYSVETLARVNTLCLDKTGTITQGKMTVEALHSLSDKFSDETVGQILAAYIQTSEDNNPTAQAIRKGYGHLDHAYTSDNVIPFSSDRKWGAMHLSSVGTIFLGAPEMLLDSNPAAVGEAQKRGSRVLVLAHSDQVLNKHSIQLPEDMTALAVLEITDPIREGAAETLDYLRSQDVDLKIISGDNPVTVSHIASQAGFANYDSYIDCSKISDQELVEQAEETAIFGRVSPHQKKLLIQTLKAAGRTTAMTGDGVNDILALREADCSIVMAEGDPATRQIANLVLLNSDFNDVPEILFEGRRVVNNIGRIAPIFFIKTIYSFILAIICIASILLGKPEYLLIFPFIPIQITLIDQFVEGFPPFVLTFERNIKPVEKHFLKRSLQLALPSSLMIVFSVLFVRIWGSSHGWSDIEMSTLTYYLLGSISFLSVIRACLPLNLWRSLLIIFSVFGFYLSAFVLQHLLEIATLTAATLPVYLILMVIFGLVFVACTIKQKYRFD is encoded by the coding sequence ATGAATAAGAAAGAATTAATCGGTTTAAACCAAACCCAAGTAGATGAAAAGATTTCGCAGGGCTTGACCAACGATTTTACAAGTGACACCAGCACCAGTAACTGGCAAATCGTTAAGCGGAATGTTTTCACCCTTTTTAATGCCCTTAACTTTGTTATTGCTCTAGCCTTGGTCTCTGTCCAAGCCTGGAGCAATCTGGTCTTCTTCGCAGTAATCAGCTTTAACGCCGTCACTGGTATTATTACGGAACTACGAGCCAAACACATGATTGACAAGCTTAATCTGGTCAGCCGAGAGCTGGTCACAGTCATCCGCGACGGCCAGGAAGTCAAGATTCAGCCAGAAGAAATTGTACTGGGCGATCTGATCAAGCTGTCAGCCGGCGAGCAAATTCCCAGTGATGCCCGTGTAGTAGAGGGTGTTGCCGAGGCCAATGAAGCCATGCTGACAGGTGAGACTGACTTGGTTCTCAAGGAAGAAGGCGCTGAGCTGCTGTCTGGTAGCTTTCTGGCCAGTGGGCAGATTTATGCTGAGGTGCACCATGTCGGCGCAGATAACTATGCCAACAAGCTCATGACTGAGGCTAAAACACTCAAGCCTATCAACTCGCGCATTCTATACAATCTTGCGAAAATTTCCCGCTTTACTGGAAAAATCATCATTCCTTTCGGATTGGCTCTCTTCTTTGAAGCCCTAATGATAAAGGGACTGCCTGTCAAAAACTCTGTCATTACCAGCTCGACAGCCCTTTTGGGTATGCTGCCTAAGGGAATCGCCCTGCTGACAGTCACGTCACTCCTGACAGCCGTCATCAAGCTAGGTATGCGCAAGGTTCTTGTTCAGGAAATGTATTCTGTTGAGACCTTAGCTCGGGTAAATACTCTCTGCTTAGACAAGACCGGGACAATTACCCAAGGTAAGATGACTGTTGAAGCCTTGCATAGCCTGTCGGATAAGTTTTCTGATGAGACCGTCGGTCAAATCTTAGCAGCCTACATCCAAACCAGTGAGGATAATAACCCAACTGCTCAGGCTATCCGCAAGGGCTACGGCCATCTGGACCATGCCTATACTAGCGATAATGTCATCCCATTTTCTAGTGACCGAAAATGGGGCGCTATGCATTTATCCAGTGTCGGAACTATCTTTCTGGGGGCACCCGAAATGCTGCTGGACAGCAATCCTGCAGCGGTTGGAGAGGCTCAAAAACGCGGATCGCGGGTTTTGGTGCTGGCTCACAGCGACCAAGTGCTAAACAAACACAGTATCCAATTGCCTGAAGATATGACTGCTCTGGCCGTTCTGGAAATCACCGACCCTATTCGTGAGGGAGCAGCCGAGACACTGGACTACCTGCGCTCTCAGGATGTTGATCTGAAAATCATCTCTGGTGACAATCCTGTGACCGTTTCCCATATTGCGAGCCAGGCTGGATTTGCCAACTACGACAGCTACATCGACTGCTCTAAAATCAGCGACCAAGAACTGGTTGAGCAAGCAGAAGAAACAGCCATCTTTGGCCGTGTTTCTCCCCATCAGAAGAAGCTGCTCATCCAGACTCTTAAAGCCGCTGGTCGGACAACAGCCATGACGGGAGATGGTGTTAATGATATCTTGGCCTTACGTGAAGCAGACTGTTCCATCGTCATGGCCGAGGGAGACCCCGCAACTCGGCAAATTGCCAACTTGGTCCTTCTTAACTCCGACTTTAACGATGTCCCTGAGATTCTTTTTGAAGGCCGCCGAGTTGTTAACAACATTGGCCGGATTGCTCCGATTTTCTTCATCAAGACCATATACTCCTTTATTCTGGCTATTATCTGTATCGCCAGTATTCTGCTCGGAAAACCTGAATACCTCTTGATTTTCCCATTCATCCCGATTCAGATCACCTTGATTGACCAGTTTGTCGAAGGTTTCCCACCCTTTGTCCTCACCTTTGAGCGCAATATTAAGCCGGTTGAAAAGCACTTCCTCAAACGCTCCCTGCAGCTAGCTCTGCCAAGTTCTCTCATGATTGTCTTCAGCGTGCTATTTGTTCGCATCTGGGGCAGCAGCCATGGCTGGAGCGACATAGAAATGTCCACCCTGACCTACTACTTGCTAGGCAGCATCAGCTTCTTGTCAGTCATTCGGGCCTGCCTGCCACTCAACCTATGGCGCAGCCTGCTCATCATCTTCTCTGTCTTTGGCTTCTATCTATCAGCCTTTGTCCTGCAGCACCTTTTGGAAATTGCAACGCTGACAGCGGCAACTTTGCCAGTCTATCTGATTCTCATGGTCATTTTCGGACTTGTCTTTGTTGCCTGCACTATCAAGCAGAAATACAGATTTGATTAA
- a CDS encoding tRNA1(Val) (adenine(37)-N6)-methyltransferase: MNEAKLKDGERVNQLFSTDVKIIQNSEVFSYSVDSVLLSRFPKLPQRGLIVDLCAGNGAVGLFASTRTKAQILAVEIQERLADMAERSIELNDLTQQMQIIQDDLKNLGQYITGSKVDMILCNPPYFKVDKQSNLNESQHYLLARHEISTNLEEICKIAQRVLKSNGRLAMVHRPERFLDILDTMQAHKLAPKRIQFVYPKLGKEANMLLIEAIKDGSRDGLKILPPLFIHNQDGSYTPEIHEIYYGK; the protein is encoded by the coding sequence ATGAACGAAGCAAAACTAAAAGACGGAGAACGCGTCAACCAGCTCTTTTCGACGGATGTCAAGATTATTCAAAATAGTGAGGTATTCAGCTATTCGGTAGACAGCGTGTTGCTTTCCCGCTTTCCAAAGCTGCCTCAGCGGGGGTTGATTGTCGATCTCTGTGCTGGAAATGGCGCTGTCGGACTTTTTGCCAGCACGCGCACCAAGGCTCAGATTCTAGCAGTCGAGATTCAGGAACGTCTGGCAGACATGGCCGAGCGCTCCATCGAGCTCAATGATTTGACCCAGCAAATGCAGATCATTCAGGACGATCTGAAAAATCTAGGCCAATATATCACTGGCAGCAAGGTTGATATGATTCTCTGCAATCCCCCATATTTCAAAGTGGACAAGCAATCCAATCTCAATGAAAGCCAGCACTACCTTTTAGCCCGCCATGAAATCTCAACAAATCTGGAAGAGATTTGCAAGATTGCCCAGCGAGTCCTCAAATCCAATGGTCGGTTGGCTATGGTTCATCGACCAGAACGCTTTTTAGATATTTTAGATACCATGCAAGCCCACAAGCTGGCTCCCAAGCGCATCCAGTTTGTCTATCCAAAGTTAGGTAAAGAGGCCAATATGCTGCTTATCGAAGCTATTAAAGATGGTTCCCGCGATGGTCTAAAAATCCTGCCTCCTCTCTTTATTCACAATCAGGACGGCAGCTACACTCCGGAGATTCACGAGATTTACTATGGAAAATAA